A genomic segment from Tuwongella immobilis encodes:
- a CDS encoding NPCBM/NEW2 domain-containing protein: protein MQNSVGWTMALAMMLGGFGMALGQPTAANPSGGSDARTDGRPVVRIVYFVPTDRKPEPDYQARIDRMMTHVQAFYRNGMNQNGYGQRTFELDRDAKGALRIHSVQAKGPMRNYGRNDASKVRAEVKDALAKQGVNIDQETIVIFQLLLEWNGKKATEIGPFVGGGGPRSGTAWVYDDVRLDPRFLSSKQPGGYYQGYCTLGKFNTEYIGGLAHELGHALGLPHDRQQDRDGARFGASLMGSGNHAYGENLRGEGKGAFLSPASALPLSRHPLFTGKPMPAKPITGRITDLVAIWDGLQYVLSGKIEGGAPSVGLVAFNDPILPKGDYDAVGWIGTVNADGTFRVAVGELKPNDYELRLEFFSESGDSKAFAFRYSIAKSGKPDLRPFEDTIAFQRANAAFLARDAKQLSEMVTGLKQKYPANDPVIQKAEHLQRLLKPSAPVPLDRIPNTAKQTAVADLQFESARVGYGNAARNQVIRAGDSPITLEVGGKFFDSGLFAHAPAQHQLRLNGTWTRFTTQYGLQDGHDGSVVFVIKGDGRELFRSMAVRDHVVREISVDLSNVKRLELIVEDAGDGAGSDWGVWLNPQLQR, encoded by the coding sequence ATGCAGAATTCAGTCGGTTGGACGATGGCCTTGGCGATGATGCTGGGGGGATTTGGGATGGCGTTGGGGCAACCGACGGCGGCGAATCCGTCGGGGGGATCGGACGCGCGAACAGATGGGCGGCCAGTCGTTCGGATCGTTTACTTTGTGCCCACCGATCGCAAGCCCGAACCCGATTATCAAGCCCGAATCGATCGGATGATGACCCATGTGCAGGCATTCTACCGCAACGGCATGAATCAGAACGGCTACGGGCAACGCACCTTTGAACTGGACCGCGACGCGAAGGGGGCATTGCGGATTCATTCCGTGCAGGCCAAAGGACCGATGCGGAATTATGGCCGCAATGATGCATCTAAGGTGCGTGCGGAAGTGAAGGATGCGCTCGCCAAACAGGGGGTAAATATCGATCAAGAAACCATCGTCATCTTCCAACTGTTGCTCGAATGGAATGGCAAGAAGGCAACCGAAATCGGGCCGTTTGTCGGTGGCGGTGGTCCGCGGAGTGGAACGGCGTGGGTGTACGACGATGTTCGACTCGATCCCCGATTCCTGAGTTCCAAGCAACCCGGCGGATATTACCAGGGCTATTGCACGCTGGGGAAATTCAATACCGAATACATCGGCGGATTGGCCCACGAGTTGGGACACGCTCTGGGATTGCCACACGATCGTCAGCAAGATCGCGATGGCGCACGATTCGGGGCGTCGCTGATGGGCAGCGGCAATCATGCCTATGGCGAGAATCTCCGTGGCGAGGGCAAAGGCGCGTTCCTCTCCCCGGCGTCTGCGCTGCCGTTGTCGCGGCATCCGCTGTTTACCGGCAAGCCAATGCCCGCCAAGCCGATCACCGGGCGGATTACCGATCTGGTTGCGATTTGGGACGGGCTGCAATATGTGCTTTCCGGCAAGATCGAAGGGGGAGCGCCGAGTGTCGGGTTGGTCGCGTTCAACGACCCGATTCTGCCCAAGGGGGATTACGATGCCGTCGGTTGGATTGGCACGGTGAATGCAGATGGCACGTTCCGCGTGGCGGTGGGCGAACTCAAACCCAATGACTACGAATTGCGATTGGAATTCTTCAGCGAAAGCGGCGATTCCAAGGCATTCGCATTCCGCTATTCGATTGCCAAATCCGGCAAGCCCGATTTGCGACCGTTTGAGGATACCATCGCCTTCCAACGAGCGAACGCTGCATTTCTGGCGCGGGATGCCAAACAATTGTCCGAAATGGTGACGGGATTGAAGCAGAAATATCCAGCCAATGATCCGGTGATCCAAAAGGCGGAGCATCTGCAACGGCTGCTGAAGCCATCCGCACCCGTGCCATTGGATCGGATTCCGAATACGGCCAAACAAACGGCCGTGGCGGATCTCCAATTCGAATCCGCACGGGTGGGATACGGCAATGCCGCACGAAATCAGGTGATTCGCGCCGGCGATTCGCCCATCACCCTCGAAGTGGGCGGAAAATTCTTCGATTCCGGATTGTTCGCACATGCTCCGGCACAACATCAATTGCGGCTGAATGGCACGTGGACGCGATTCACTACGCAATACGGCCTGCAAGATGGGCACGATGGATCGGTGGTCTTTGTGATCAAAGGCGATGGGCGAGAATTGTTCCGCTCCATGGCTGTGCGGGACCATGTCGTCCGGGAAATCAGCGTCGATCTTTCCAATGTTAAGCGGTTGGAATTGATTGTCGAAGATGCCGGGGATGGTGCCGGTTCGGATTGGGGCGTGTGGCTGAATCCGCAACTGCAGCGATGA
- a CDS encoding DUF1549 and DUF1553 domain-containing protein, translating to MFRFVLGLLLICSAAVRAETPAAAPVPSAALPTTPPTKLQVFPAEITLDGPRAEQRLIVLGEFANGVKRDLSEVVSVRLANPALAEFRDGTLLPKQDGQTTVTIQFGGISQTLPMTVVRSQADLPVDFIREIEPILTKSGCNGGGCHGAALGRGGFRLSLFGFDPAFDHAQIVQSAEGRRIVLEDAERSILLAKPALQMEHGGGEKLKLNGRDYVRLRQWLEDGAPEPIALPAKEKGKPAEELTVKELLPFPASRVMVPGETQQLAITAVWNDGRREDVTAVAQFDALNESVAAVTSMGRITAKSTGESAVMVRFGGQAAIVTVSLPFARLREYPQLPRNNFVDDRLIAKWRDLGLTPSPLANDETFLRRMYLDVLGRLPTPEEIRAFLADSSPEKRAKAIDAALDKPEFVDFWSLKWGDLLRINRDALTEKGMWSFHNWVRSQMRDGVTVDAFVRDIITAEGSTYTDGPANFYRTGRNPEEWAESVAQVFMGVRMQCAKCHHHPFEKWSQDDYYGLTAFFARLSTKNSTEFGIFGRESVIFIRDFGEVSHPRKKGFVAPRPLDGPAMDDDLDRRRKLADWLTTPENPFFARNLVNRFWGYLMGRGLVEPLDDMRQTNPACNPELLDALAADFARSGYQLKHILRTILNSRAYQLDSHTTPGNAADALNTHFARAHVKRLTAEQLADALDFATGTQEKYTGLPLGTKAVQLPDSRVQSYIMDVFGRPARQVVCECERTTQPNIAQALHLMNGDFLNNKIARSTGRVESLAKARIPAPLAIQELYLVTLSRLPRPDEVAKAQGWIANAPTPREGLQDLLWALLNSKEFLFNH from the coding sequence ATGTTCCGATTTGTGCTGGGATTGTTGCTGATTTGCAGCGCCGCTGTGCGTGCGGAAACTCCCGCTGCGGCACCCGTTCCATCGGCTGCGTTGCCGACCACGCCACCTACAAAATTGCAGGTGTTTCCTGCCGAAATCACACTCGATGGCCCACGAGCCGAGCAACGCTTGATTGTCCTGGGCGAATTCGCCAACGGAGTCAAGCGCGATCTCAGCGAAGTCGTCTCGGTGCGGCTGGCGAACCCCGCGCTGGCGGAATTCCGCGATGGTACGCTGCTGCCCAAGCAAGACGGCCAGACGACTGTGACGATTCAATTCGGCGGAATCTCGCAAACGCTGCCGATGACGGTGGTGCGATCGCAGGCGGATCTGCCGGTCGATTTCATCCGCGAGATTGAACCGATTCTCACGAAATCTGGCTGCAATGGCGGTGGCTGTCACGGGGCCGCGCTGGGGCGTGGCGGCTTTCGGCTGAGTCTGTTCGGGTTCGATCCCGCGTTCGATCATGCCCAGATTGTGCAATCGGCAGAAGGTCGGCGGATTGTGCTCGAAGATGCGGAACGCAGCATTCTGTTGGCCAAGCCCGCACTGCAAATGGAACATGGCGGCGGCGAGAAACTCAAACTCAACGGCCGGGACTACGTCCGACTGCGGCAATGGCTGGAAGATGGTGCCCCGGAACCAATCGCACTGCCTGCCAAGGAAAAAGGCAAACCCGCCGAGGAACTCACGGTCAAAGAACTGCTGCCATTCCCGGCATCGCGGGTGATGGTGCCCGGCGAGACGCAACAGCTTGCCATCACGGCCGTTTGGAACGATGGCCGCCGCGAAGATGTCACCGCGGTGGCCCAATTCGATGCCTTGAACGAATCCGTGGCCGCTGTCACCTCCATGGGACGCATCACCGCCAAATCGACGGGCGAATCGGCGGTGATGGTGCGCTTCGGTGGCCAAGCGGCGATTGTGACTGTGTCGCTGCCGTTCGCCCGACTCCGCGAATATCCGCAATTGCCACGCAATAATTTCGTCGATGATCGACTCATCGCCAAATGGCGCGATCTGGGATTAACCCCCTCGCCGTTGGCCAATGATGAGACATTTCTGCGACGGATGTATCTGGATGTCCTGGGCCGATTGCCGACACCTGAAGAAATCCGCGCGTTCCTGGCCGATTCCTCGCCCGAGAAGCGCGCCAAGGCGATCGATGCCGCACTCGACAAGCCGGAATTTGTCGATTTCTGGTCGTTGAAATGGGGCGATCTGCTGCGGATCAACCGCGATGCGCTGACCGAAAAGGGGATGTGGAGCTTCCATAATTGGGTGCGTTCGCAAATGCGCGACGGCGTGACCGTGGATGCCTTCGTCCGCGACATTATCACCGCCGAGGGAAGCACCTACACCGATGGGCCAGCGAATTTCTACCGCACGGGTCGCAATCCCGAAGAATGGGCGGAATCGGTGGCCCAAGTGTTCATGGGCGTGCGGATGCAATGTGCCAAGTGCCATCATCATCCGTTCGAGAAATGGAGCCAGGATGACTATTACGGGCTGACGGCGTTCTTTGCGCGGCTCAGCACGAAAAATAGCACGGAGTTCGGCATTTTTGGCCGGGAATCGGTCATTTTCATTCGGGATTTCGGCGAAGTCTCGCATCCGCGGAAAAAGGGCTTTGTTGCGCCGCGGCCGCTGGATGGGCCGGCGATGGATGATGACCTCGATCGCCGCCGCAAACTCGCCGACTGGCTCACCACGCCGGAGAATCCGTTTTTCGCTCGAAATCTGGTGAATCGCTTCTGGGGCTATTTGATGGGTCGCGGGCTGGTGGAACCGCTGGACGATATGCGGCAGACGAACCCGGCGTGCAATCCCGAACTGCTCGATGCGCTGGCGGCGGATTTCGCCCGCAGTGGCTACCAACTCAAGCATATTCTGCGGACGATTCTCAACTCGCGGGCCTATCAGTTGGATTCGCACACCACGCCGGGCAACGCCGCCGATGCGCTCAACACGCATTTCGCGCGGGCGCATGTCAAGCGGCTCACGGCGGAGCAATTGGCCGATGCGCTCGATTTCGCCACTGGCACGCAGGAAAAATACACCGGATTGCCGCTGGGCACCAAAGCCGTGCAACTGCCGGATTCCCGCGTGCAATCGTACATCATGGATGTGTTCGGTCGCCCGGCACGGCAAGTGGTTTGCGAATGCGAACGAACCACGCAGCCGAACATCGCCCAGGCGCTGCATCTGATGAATGGCGACTTTTTGAATAACAAAATCGCGCGTTCCACGGGGCGGGTGGAGTCGCTGGCCAAGGCGCGGATTCCGGCCCCGCTGGCGATTCAGGAATTGTATCTGGTCACGCTGTCTCGCCTGCCGCGACCGGATGAAGTCGCCAAAGCGCAAGGCTGGATTGCGAATGCGCCCACGCCGCGCGAAGGGCTGCAAGATTTGCTGTGGGCGTTGCTGAATTCCAAGGAATTTCTGTTCAATCATTGA
- a CDS encoding c-type cytochrome domain-containing protein, translating into MRIWGSWLLALAVVAPGFGAEPTYWGEIRPLLRKHCTVCHSERHRDDFDVSAGLVLDTPEAIRAGGQSGKVPVVTPGKGASSLLVTILREKNPKRRMPLDADPLSDADADLLRRWIDAGLPLGTPPAVTAMATPGTTPRRLRKRDVTFTTKMPVPKKLAPTPAMLAMKLPIGPLAPVTAVNFSIDGKRLAVGSYGRVVIWDTTTGQPIQTLTNLLGAVNDLRFSPDGTLLAIAGGQPSARGEIRLVSTADWKPKGTLGGHLDTVAAVAFHPKGAQLASVSFDRTVRLWDLATMQVQRVMKDHSDSVHAVAYDPQGTVLVTASKDRTLRLWDLTTGKSKLTLSGMEQDVLAVTVSGDGQRIFSSGMEPQMHVWNAQTGERIGKVAGHSISVDEIARSATAEVIASVGADQTLRLWNPKTGAATKSIPLESRAYAVGVSPDGTLAAVGGVDGTVRLVKLAESRVLLTLVMVPAAEKLGWLSWTPEGYIAADEPVWGQVTWLAGSTAVAGESLGYLRSPERLRDAWQGKPVKAP; encoded by the coding sequence ATGCGCATCTGGGGAAGCTGGTTGCTGGCGCTGGCGGTGGTCGCTCCGGGATTCGGAGCGGAGCCGACGTATTGGGGCGAGATTCGGCCGTTGCTACGCAAGCACTGCACGGTCTGCCATTCGGAACGCCACCGCGACGATTTCGATGTGTCGGCGGGGTTGGTGCTGGATACCCCGGAAGCGATTCGGGCCGGGGGACAATCGGGCAAGGTGCCGGTGGTCACGCCCGGCAAAGGGGCCAGTAGCCTGCTGGTGACGATTCTGCGAGAGAAGAATCCGAAGCGTCGCATGCCGTTGGATGCGGACCCGCTTTCGGATGCGGATGCCGATTTGCTGCGTCGCTGGATTGATGCAGGGCTGCCGTTGGGGACGCCGCCGGCTGTCACCGCAATGGCCACTCCCGGCACCACTCCTCGACGACTCCGCAAGCGAGATGTCACCTTCACCACCAAAATGCCGGTGCCGAAGAAACTCGCTCCCACTCCGGCAATGCTGGCGATGAAGCTGCCGATTGGCCCGCTGGCTCCGGTGACGGCGGTGAATTTCAGCATCGACGGCAAACGGCTCGCGGTCGGAAGTTATGGCCGCGTCGTCATTTGGGATACCACCACTGGCCAGCCGATTCAGACGCTCACCAATCTGCTGGGGGCGGTGAATGATCTGCGATTTTCGCCGGATGGAACGCTGCTGGCGATTGCCGGCGGGCAGCCATCGGCACGCGGCGAGATTCGACTGGTCAGTACCGCCGATTGGAAGCCCAAGGGGACGCTCGGCGGGCATCTGGATACCGTCGCAGCGGTCGCATTCCATCCCAAGGGAGCGCAGTTGGCATCGGTGTCGTTCGATCGCACGGTGCGGCTGTGGGATCTCGCTACCATGCAGGTGCAGCGGGTGATGAAGGATCATTCCGATTCCGTGCATGCCGTCGCGTATGATCCGCAGGGAACCGTGCTGGTGACGGCGAGCAAAGACCGCACCTTGCGATTGTGGGATCTGACGACTGGCAAATCGAAGCTGACCCTGAGCGGCATGGAGCAGGATGTGCTGGCGGTGACGGTCAGCGGCGATGGGCAGCGGATCTTCTCCTCGGGCATGGAACCGCAGATGCACGTGTGGAATGCCCAAACGGGGGAGCGCATTGGCAAGGTGGCCGGACACAGTATTTCGGTGGATGAAATTGCTCGGTCGGCGACTGCGGAGGTGATCGCCTCGGTAGGGGCGGATCAAACCTTGCGGCTGTGGAATCCCAAGACCGGGGCCGCGACCAAATCGATTCCGCTGGAGAGCCGTGCCTATGCGGTCGGGGTTTCACCTGATGGAACGCTGGCGGCGGTGGGCGGGGTGGATGGCACGGTGCGGCTGGTGAAATTGGCGGAGAGTCGCGTGTTGCTGACGCTGGTGATGGTTCCGGCGGCCGAAAAGTTGGGCTGGTTGAGCTGGACGCCGGAAGGGTATATCGCCGCTGATGAGCCCGTGTGGGGGCAGGTGACGTGGCTGGCCGGCAGTACGGCGGTGGCGGGGGAGTCGCTGGGCTATTTGCGCTCGCCCGAGCGGCTTCGCGATGCCTGGCAGGGCAAGCCCGTCAAGGCTCCGTGA
- a CDS encoding DUF3108 domain-containing protein has protein sequence MMRLMMGLACLGLMTLISTTHAQGPAESSYYPLKPGTKWTYVVQGTTIVMKVEKLEKIGETMCAKIDTIINEKSVANEHVAVAADGIYRHAINGMVPASPVKFFALPVKVDGGDSWTVDTKIKDKAVKGKFVTKKEKVKVPAGEYDAIQVDGADFEIDGQKTSVKFWFADKVGIVKLSFSLGGMDATLELEKFEAAK, from the coding sequence ATGATGCGATTGATGATGGGGCTGGCCTGCCTGGGGTTGATGACGCTCATCTCCACCACCCACGCGCAAGGCCCAGCGGAATCTTCGTACTACCCGCTCAAGCCCGGCACCAAGTGGACCTATGTCGTGCAAGGCACCACCATCGTCATGAAGGTGGAAAAGCTGGAAAAGATTGGCGAAACCATGTGCGCCAAGATTGATACGATCATTAATGAAAAGTCGGTGGCCAACGAGCATGTCGCGGTTGCCGCCGATGGCATCTATCGTCACGCGATCAACGGCATGGTGCCCGCATCGCCGGTGAAGTTCTTCGCGCTGCCGGTCAAGGTCGATGGCGGCGATAGCTGGACGGTTGACACCAAGATCAAAGACAAGGCCGTGAAGGGCAAGTTCGTCACCAAGAAGGAAAAGGTGAAGGTGCCCGCCGGCGAATACGATGCGATCCAAGTCGATGGCGCGGATTTTGAAATCGACGGCCAAAAGACCAGCGTCAAATTCTGGTTCGCCGACAAGGTTGGCATCGTCAAGCTGAGCTTTTCGCTGGGCGGAATGGACGCCACGCTGGAACTGGAAAAGTTCGAAGCCGCCAAGTAA